In Pengzhenrongella sicca, a single genomic region encodes these proteins:
- a CDS encoding HAD family hydrolase: MVLTPDDVAGLAARLTPRGAGLLLDLDGTLLDSEPVHREAYRTFFAGRGWRVGDDVIRQFSGRRAAEVFAALPGPWTGLDPAELTDEVLKVLGRSRLRPAPVPGAARLLAACTRTGLPVVVVTSATLAWAAGALELLGVAPGSVPLVTAEDCAAGKPDPEPFRRGAERLALAPAGLVAVEDSPAGIASARAAGVGHAIGITTSQLAAVLVAAGAAQTMPDLTTLVAAVELPQPRPSPRS, from the coding sequence GTGGTCCTGACCCCCGACGACGTCGCGGGCCTCGCCGCGCGGCTCACGCCGCGCGGCGCCGGGCTCCTGCTCGACCTCGACGGCACGCTGCTCGACAGCGAGCCGGTGCACCGGGAGGCCTACCGGACGTTCTTCGCCGGCCGGGGCTGGCGCGTCGGCGACGACGTCATCCGCCAGTTCTCGGGCCGGCGCGCGGCCGAGGTGTTCGCGGCGCTGCCGGGCCCGTGGACCGGCCTGGACCCGGCCGAGCTGACCGACGAGGTGCTCAAGGTGCTCGGGCGGTCACGCCTGCGGCCCGCGCCCGTTCCCGGCGCGGCGCGCCTGCTGGCGGCGTGCACGCGCACGGGGCTGCCGGTCGTGGTCGTGACCTCGGCGACGCTCGCGTGGGCCGCCGGCGCGCTCGAGCTGCTCGGGGTCGCACCGGGGTCGGTGCCGCTCGTCACGGCGGAGGACTGCGCCGCGGGCAAGCCCGACCCCGAGCCGTTCCGCCGCGGCGCCGAGCGCCTGGCGCTCGCGCCCGCGGGCCTCGTGGCGGTCGAGGACTCCCCGGCGGGCATCGCCTCGGCGCGCGCGGCCGGCGTCGGGCACGCGATCGGGATCACCACGAGCCAGCTGGCGGCCGTCCTGGTCGCGGCGGGCGCGGCGCAGACGATGCCGGACCTGACGACGCTAGTTGCGGCGGTCGAGCTGCCGCAGCCGCGTCCGAGTCCCAGGAGCTAG
- the malQ gene encoding 4-alpha-glucanotransferase, which translates to MPAPTEDVPEQLLLLAQAYGVVPDFWGFDGSHKLVAPGTLIAVLAALGVDASSPERVEVSLRHHDDAPWRQPVPPVVVLRLGESPRVPVHVHDGDSVEVWLELDPEAGGGRRDVAQVDVYTEPRVVDGRRVGRATFELPADLPLGWHTLRAAGPSGPARCHVVVVPDKLELPPSLREGRAWGFMAQMYSVRSKQSWGVGDLADIADVAWLSARRCGADFLLINPLHAAEPVAPMTPSPYLPTTRRFVNPLYLRVEDIRETGYLSSADRALIEWAAESVGALDADGGPIDRDAAWTAKRSALEVVFQAPRSAVRQAAFEEFRADQGEGLEAFALWSALTEKYGPAQDWPAAAREPASEFVRQARVDLADRIEMHCWLQWACDDQLAAAQRAARDAGMSIGIVHDLAVGVHPQGADAWALGDVLATDVGVGAPPDMYNQQGQNWSQPPWRPDALARAGYVPYRDMLRTVLRHAGALRIDHILGLFRLWWVPAGAEADRGAYVRYDHEALIGILCLEAHRAGALVIGEDLGTVEPWVRDYLSGRGILGTSVLWFEKDGAGAPLPPESYRRLALATVTTHDLPPTAGYLAEEHVALRERLGLLTEPVHVVRRAARQERAAMLDALDRRGLVGPDPSEREVVEALHRFVLATPAVLVGVSLADAVGERRAQNQPGTDTEYPNWKVPLADGSGRLMGVEDVFESARLNSLVAALHRGA; encoded by the coding sequence GTGCCAGCACCGACCGAGGACGTACCGGAGCAGCTGTTGCTGCTCGCCCAGGCCTATGGGGTCGTACCTGACTTCTGGGGCTTCGACGGCTCGCACAAGCTGGTGGCGCCCGGGACCTTGATCGCGGTGCTCGCGGCGCTCGGCGTCGATGCGTCCTCGCCCGAGCGGGTCGAGGTCAGCCTGCGCCACCACGACGACGCGCCGTGGCGGCAGCCGGTTCCGCCGGTCGTGGTGCTCCGGCTCGGCGAGTCGCCGCGGGTGCCCGTGCACGTGCACGACGGCGACTCGGTCGAGGTCTGGCTCGAGCTCGACCCCGAGGCGGGCGGCGGGCGCCGCGACGTCGCACAGGTCGACGTCTACACCGAGCCGCGCGTCGTCGACGGCCGGCGCGTTGGGCGAGCGACGTTCGAGCTCCCCGCGGACCTTCCCCTCGGCTGGCACACGCTGCGCGCCGCCGGGCCGAGCGGGCCCGCCCGCTGCCACGTCGTCGTCGTCCCCGACAAGCTCGAGCTGCCGCCGTCGCTGCGCGAGGGCCGCGCCTGGGGCTTCATGGCGCAGATGTACTCGGTGCGGTCGAAGCAGTCGTGGGGCGTCGGCGACCTCGCCGACATCGCCGACGTCGCGTGGCTGTCCGCGCGCCGCTGCGGCGCGGACTTCCTGCTGATCAACCCGCTGCACGCGGCCGAGCCCGTCGCGCCGATGACGCCCTCGCCGTACCTGCCGACGACGCGGCGGTTCGTCAACCCGCTCTACCTGCGCGTCGAGGACATCCGGGAGACGGGCTACCTCTCGTCCGCGGACCGCGCGCTCATCGAGTGGGCCGCCGAGTCGGTGGGCGCGCTGGACGCCGACGGGGGCCCGATCGACCGCGACGCCGCGTGGACCGCGAAGCGCAGCGCGCTCGAGGTCGTGTTCCAGGCCCCGCGCTCGGCCGTGCGCCAGGCGGCGTTCGAGGAGTTCCGCGCCGATCAGGGCGAGGGCCTCGAGGCGTTCGCCCTCTGGTCGGCGCTGACCGAGAAGTACGGCCCGGCGCAGGACTGGCCGGCCGCGGCCCGCGAGCCGGCGTCGGAGTTCGTGCGCCAGGCGCGCGTGGACCTCGCGGACCGCATCGAGATGCACTGCTGGCTGCAGTGGGCGTGCGACGACCAGCTCGCCGCCGCGCAGCGCGCGGCCCGCGACGCGGGGATGTCGATCGGGATCGTGCACGACCTCGCGGTCGGCGTGCACCCGCAGGGCGCCGACGCGTGGGCGCTCGGCGACGTGCTCGCGACCGACGTCGGCGTCGGCGCGCCCCCCGACATGTACAACCAGCAGGGTCAGAACTGGTCCCAGCCGCCGTGGCGGCCCGACGCGCTCGCGCGCGCCGGGTACGTGCCCTACCGCGACATGCTCCGGACGGTGCTGCGGCACGCGGGCGCGCTGCGGATCGACCACATCCTCGGGCTGTTCCGGCTGTGGTGGGTGCCCGCGGGCGCCGAGGCCGACCGGGGCGCCTACGTGCGCTACGACCACGAGGCGCTCATCGGCATCCTGTGCCTCGAGGCCCACCGCGCGGGCGCGCTCGTGATCGGTGAGGACCTCGGCACGGTCGAGCCGTGGGTGCGCGACTACCTCAGCGGCCGCGGCATCCTGGGCACCTCGGTGCTCTGGTTCGAGAAGGACGGCGCGGGCGCCCCGCTGCCGCCCGAGTCGTACCGCCGGCTCGCGCTCGCGACGGTGACGACGCACGACCTGCCGCCGACGGCGGGCTACCTCGCCGAGGAGCACGTCGCGCTGCGCGAGCGGCTCGGGCTGCTCACCGAGCCGGTGCACGTCGTGCGGCGCGCCGCCCGGCAGGAGCGGGCGGCGATGCTGGACGCGCTCGACCGCCGCGGCCTCGTCGGGCCGGACCCGTCGGAGCGCGAGGTCGTCGAGGCGCTGCACCGGTTCGTGCTCGCGACGCCCGCGGTGCTCGTCGGGGTCTCGCTCGCCGACGCCGTCGGCGAGCGGCGCGCGCAGAACCAGCCCGGCACGGACACGGAGTACCCGAACTGGAAGGTCCCGCTGGCCGACGGCTCGGGCCGCCTCATGGGCGTCGAGGACGTCTTCGAGAGCGCCCGCCTGAACTCGCTGGTCGCGGCGCTCCACCGCGGCGCGTAG
- the pepN gene encoding aminopeptidase N, whose protein sequence is MPAENLTRDEATERAALLSVASYQVTLDLTAGPTTFTSATVVRFSAAAGASTFIDLIAPTVREIELNGVALDPAVAFADSRIQLEHLAAENVLRVVADCAYTHTGEGLHRFVDPVDDEVYLYTQFEVADSRRVFAVFEQPDLKSVFTFDVTAPAHWTVVSNQATPEPVAVPASPAAARWTFAPTATISSYITAIVAGPYARETGELTSSDGRTIPLGVLCRASLASHLDTDNILDITRIGFAFYEKSFGRAYPFDKYDQIFVPEFNAGAMENAGAVTFRESYVFRSKVTEATVERRAITILHELAHMWFGDLVTMRWWNDLWLNESFAEYASTLAAAEATRWTGAWTTFSSLEKSWAYRQDQLPSTHPIVAEIRDLADVEVNFDGITYAKGASVLRQLVAWVGQEHFFAGVQAYFAKHAFGNTTLRDLLVELETASGRDLSQWSSRWLERAGVTLLRPEITTDADGVITSFAVLQEVPAEHPVQRPHRLAVGGYDLVDADDGATRLARTVRIELDVDGARTEVPELVGRRRPDLLLINDDDLAYAKVRLDPTSLATATAHLGSFTESLPRTLVWAAAWDMTRDGEWAGRDFVELVLGNLAHETDSSVLLVLLRQLSTTLEVYVAEEHRVAASQAAGDRLWELAQGAAAGSDAQLQLAKAFAARAMTPGQLDVVAALLDGSRTLEGLTIDTDLRWELLTSLVVGGRAGSAEIDAALADDATASGEREAAGARAAIGTPEAKAAAWHAMVELDTLPNALLETSIGGFADVLDRSLLVPYVEKYFDALEHVWATRGSDMAQDVATGLYPAELAAHPGVDLLAVTDAWLEQLGDRHPGLRRMVVENRDSVRRALAAQAADRARD, encoded by the coding sequence GTGCCCGCTGAGAACCTGACCCGCGATGAGGCCACCGAGCGTGCCGCGCTGCTCTCGGTCGCGTCCTACCAGGTCACGCTGGACCTGACCGCGGGGCCGACGACGTTCACCTCGGCCACGGTCGTCCGCTTCAGCGCCGCGGCCGGCGCGAGCACGTTCATCGACCTGATCGCGCCGACGGTGCGCGAGATCGAGCTCAACGGCGTCGCGCTCGACCCGGCCGTCGCCTTCGCGGACTCGCGGATCCAGCTGGAGCACCTCGCGGCCGAGAACGTGCTGCGTGTCGTGGCGGACTGCGCGTACACGCACACCGGCGAGGGGCTGCACCGCTTCGTCGACCCGGTCGACGACGAGGTCTACCTCTACACGCAGTTCGAGGTCGCCGACTCGCGCCGGGTGTTCGCCGTCTTCGAGCAGCCCGACCTCAAGTCGGTGTTCACGTTCGACGTCACGGCGCCCGCGCACTGGACCGTGGTGTCGAACCAGGCCACGCCCGAGCCCGTCGCCGTCCCGGCCTCCCCCGCCGCCGCGCGCTGGACGTTCGCGCCGACCGCGACCATCTCGAGCTACATCACGGCGATCGTCGCGGGCCCGTACGCGCGCGAGACCGGCGAGCTCACCAGCTCGGACGGGCGGACGATCCCGCTCGGGGTGCTCTGCCGCGCCTCGCTCGCGAGCCACCTCGACACCGACAACATCCTCGACATCACGCGCATCGGCTTCGCGTTCTACGAGAAGTCGTTCGGCCGGGCCTACCCGTTCGACAAGTACGACCAGATCTTCGTGCCCGAGTTCAACGCCGGCGCGATGGAGAACGCGGGCGCCGTGACCTTCCGGGAGTCCTACGTCTTCCGGTCCAAGGTCACCGAGGCCACCGTCGAGCGCCGCGCGATCACGATCCTGCACGAGCTGGCCCACATGTGGTTCGGCGACCTCGTCACGATGCGGTGGTGGAACGACCTGTGGCTGAACGAGTCGTTCGCCGAGTACGCGTCGACGCTGGCCGCGGCGGAGGCGACGCGCTGGACCGGCGCGTGGACCACGTTCTCCTCGCTCGAGAAGTCGTGGGCGTACCGGCAGGACCAGCTGCCCTCGACGCACCCGATCGTCGCCGAGATCCGGGACCTGGCCGACGTCGAGGTCAACTTCGACGGCATCACCTACGCCAAGGGCGCGAGCGTGCTCCGCCAGCTCGTGGCCTGGGTCGGCCAGGAGCACTTCTTCGCGGGCGTGCAGGCCTACTTCGCCAAGCACGCGTTCGGCAACACGACCCTGCGGGACCTGCTCGTCGAGCTCGAGACCGCGAGCGGGCGCGACCTGTCGCAGTGGTCCAGCCGCTGGCTCGAGCGCGCGGGCGTCACGCTGCTGCGCCCCGAGATCACGACCGACGCGGACGGCGTCATCACCTCGTTCGCGGTGCTGCAGGAGGTCCCGGCCGAGCACCCCGTGCAGCGCCCGCACCGCCTCGCCGTCGGCGGCTACGACCTCGTGGACGCCGACGACGGCGCGACGCGCCTCGCGCGGACCGTGCGGATCGAGCTCGACGTCGACGGCGCGCGCACCGAGGTGCCCGAGCTCGTGGGGCGCCGCCGGCCCGACCTCCTGCTCATCAACGACGACGACCTCGCGTACGCGAAGGTCCGGCTCGACCCCACCTCGCTGGCCACGGCGACGGCGCACCTCGGTTCGTTCACCGAGTCGCTGCCCCGCACGCTCGTGTGGGCGGCGGCGTGGGACATGACGCGCGACGGCGAGTGGGCGGGCCGCGACTTCGTCGAGCTCGTGCTCGGCAACCTCGCGCACGAGACGGACTCGTCGGTGCTGCTCGTGCTGCTGCGCCAGCTGTCCACGACGCTCGAGGTCTACGTGGCCGAGGAGCACCGCGTGGCCGCCTCGCAGGCCGCCGGCGACCGGCTGTGGGAGCTCGCGCAGGGCGCCGCGGCCGGCAGCGACGCGCAGCTCCAGCTCGCCAAGGCCTTCGCGGCGCGCGCGATGACGCCCGGCCAGCTCGACGTCGTCGCCGCGCTGCTCGACGGCTCCCGCACGCTCGAGGGGCTGACCATCGACACCGACCTGCGCTGGGAGCTGCTCACGTCGCTCGTCGTCGGCGGGCGCGCGGGTTCGGCTGAGATCGACGCCGCGCTGGCCGACGACGCGACTGCGTCGGGCGAGCGGGAGGCCGCCGGGGCGCGGGCCGCGATCGGGACGCCCGAGGCGAAGGCCGCCGCGTGGCACGCGATGGTCGAGCTGGACACGCTGCCCAACGCGCTGCTCGAGACGTCGATCGGCGGGTTTGCCGACGTGCTCGACCGGTCCCTGCTCGTGCCCTACGTCGAGAAGTACTTCGACGCGCTCGAGCACGTGTGGGCCACGCGCGGCAGCGACATGGCGCAGGACGTCGCGACGGGCCTGTACCCGGCCGAGCTCGCGGCCCACCCGGGCGTCGACCTGCTCGCCGTCACCGACGCGTGGCTCGAGCAGCTCGGCGACCGGCACCCGGGCCTGCGGCGCATGGTCGTCGAGAACCGCGACTCGGTCCGCCGCGCCCTCGCGGCCCAGGCCGCCGACCGCGCCCGCGACTGA
- a CDS encoding mycothiol-dependent nitroreductase Rv2466c family protein: MTLAVPDTSAVPSDAVARDAVPVVDLWFDPLCPWAWMTSRWLDEVAGLREIDLRWHVMSLAVLNEGRDLPETYRRMMDGAWGGVRVIVAAAELHGEKYIKPLYDAIGTRRHPGGRTDDAAILAESLAEVGLPAELAAYATSDEYDDQLRASHAAGISLVGEDVGTPVVAINGVGFFGPVMTPAPRGEDAARLWDGLVLMTGVPGFYELKRTRTAGPDFT, translated from the coding sequence ATCACCCTCGCCGTTCCGGACACCTCTGCCGTACCCTCCGACGCCGTCGCCCGCGACGCCGTCCCCGTCGTCGACCTGTGGTTCGACCCACTGTGCCCGTGGGCGTGGATGACGTCGCGCTGGCTGGACGAGGTCGCCGGGCTGCGCGAGATCGACCTGCGCTGGCACGTCATGAGCCTCGCCGTGCTCAACGAGGGCCGCGACCTGCCCGAGACCTACCGGCGCATGATGGACGGCGCCTGGGGCGGCGTGCGCGTGATCGTGGCGGCGGCCGAGCTGCACGGCGAGAAGTACATCAAGCCGCTCTACGACGCGATCGGGACGCGCCGCCACCCCGGCGGGCGCACCGACGACGCCGCGATCCTCGCCGAGTCGCTCGCGGAGGTCGGCCTGCCGGCCGAGCTGGCCGCCTACGCGACGTCGGACGAGTACGACGACCAGCTGCGCGCGTCGCACGCGGCCGGGATCTCGTTGGTCGGCGAGGACGTCGGGACGCCCGTGGTCGCGATCAACGGGGTCGGGTTCTTCGGGCCGGTCATGACGCCCGCCCCGCGTGGCGAGGACGCCGCGCGGCTGTGGGACGGCCTCGTCCTCATGACCGGGGTGCCCGGCTTCTACGAGCTCAAGCGCACCCGCACGGCGGGGCCCGACTTCACCTGA
- a CDS encoding M13 family metallopeptidase, translated as MARSGIDITALDPAVRPQDDLYAHVNGRWNSSHVIPADRAMDGAFRALHDQAEEHVRDIITDAATTAVDADAGAAAGVEAQIGSLYASFMDETTVEALGTAPVRTDLALLDAADSSAQLTGTLGTLQRTGAAGALGFWVDNDAKDPTRYVVYLAQSGLGLPDESYYREERYASILAAYQPHVARMLTLGGYAAGSAADACAARVVALETKLAAAHWDVVQDRDADLTYNPTTLAALAADAPGFDWHAWVLALGAPAGALDDVVVREPSYARGFAALWQSESLDDWKAWLAYHAISARAPYLTTALVEANFDFYGRTLSGAQEVRDRWKRGVGLVQGVLGEAVGKVYVERHFPPAHKDRMARLVDTLIEAYRESITAIDWMGEGTKIKALAKLDSFTPKIGYPVKWRDYSGLVVAPDDLVGNVRRACAFEQDRELAKIGTPLDRDEWFMTPQTVNAYYNPGMNEIVFPAAILQPPFFDSEADDAVNYGGIGAVIGHEIGHGFDDQGSKYDGAGRLEDWWTAQDRAEFETRTKALIAQYSAFSPVQLGGSHHVNGALTIGENIGDLGGLSIAITAYRLALGGPLESAPVIDGLTGLQRVLLGWAQAWQSKGRDEEVIRRLATDPHSPNEFRCNGVLSNIDEFYAAYDVVPGDALYLAPEQRVRIW; from the coding sequence ATGGCCCGAAGCGGCATCGACATCACCGCGCTCGACCCCGCCGTTCGTCCGCAGGACGACCTCTACGCGCACGTGAACGGCCGGTGGAACTCCTCGCACGTGATCCCGGCGGACCGCGCGATGGACGGCGCCTTCCGGGCGCTGCACGACCAGGCCGAGGAGCACGTGCGCGACATCATCACCGACGCCGCCACGACCGCCGTGGACGCCGACGCCGGCGCCGCCGCGGGCGTCGAGGCGCAGATCGGGAGCCTGTACGCGAGCTTCATGGACGAGACGACCGTCGAGGCCCTCGGCACCGCACCGGTGCGGACCGACCTCGCGCTGCTCGACGCCGCCGACTCCAGCGCGCAGCTCACGGGCACGCTCGGCACGCTGCAGCGCACGGGCGCGGCCGGCGCCCTTGGGTTCTGGGTCGACAACGACGCGAAGGACCCGACGCGGTACGTCGTGTACCTCGCCCAGTCGGGCCTCGGCCTGCCCGACGAGTCGTACTACCGCGAGGAGCGGTACGCCTCGATCCTCGCGGCCTACCAGCCGCACGTCGCGCGGATGCTGACCCTCGGGGGCTACGCCGCAGGCAGCGCCGCGGACGCGTGCGCCGCCCGCGTGGTCGCGCTCGAGACCAAGCTCGCGGCGGCCCACTGGGACGTCGTGCAGGACCGCGACGCCGACCTGACGTACAACCCCACGACCCTCGCGGCGCTCGCGGCGGACGCGCCCGGCTTCGACTGGCACGCGTGGGTGCTCGCGCTCGGGGCACCCGCCGGCGCCCTGGACGACGTCGTCGTGCGGGAGCCGTCGTACGCCCGCGGCTTCGCCGCGCTGTGGCAGAGCGAGTCGCTGGACGACTGGAAGGCCTGGCTCGCCTACCACGCGATCAGCGCGCGCGCCCCGTACCTGACGACCGCGCTCGTCGAGGCCAACTTCGACTTCTACGGCCGCACCCTCAGCGGCGCGCAGGAGGTGCGCGACCGCTGGAAGCGCGGCGTCGGCCTGGTCCAGGGCGTGCTCGGCGAGGCGGTCGGCAAGGTCTACGTCGAGCGGCACTTCCCCCCGGCGCACAAGGACCGGATGGCCCGCCTGGTCGACACCCTCATCGAGGCGTACCGCGAGTCGATCACCGCGATCGACTGGATGGGCGAGGGCACCAAGATCAAGGCGCTCGCCAAGCTCGACTCCTTCACCCCGAAGATCGGCTACCCGGTGAAGTGGCGCGACTACTCGGGCCTGGTCGTCGCCCCGGACGACCTCGTCGGCAACGTGCGCCGCGCCTGCGCGTTTGAGCAGGACCGCGAGCTCGCGAAGATCGGCACCCCGCTCGACCGCGACGAGTGGTTCATGACCCCGCAGACGGTCAACGCGTACTACAACCCGGGCATGAACGAGATCGTCTTCCCCGCGGCGATCCTGCAGCCGCCGTTCTTCGACTCCGAGGCCGACGATGCGGTGAACTACGGCGGGATCGGCGCCGTCATCGGCCACGAGATCGGCCACGGCTTCGACGACCAGGGGTCGAAGTACGACGGCGCGGGCCGGCTCGAGGACTGGTGGACGGCCCAGGACCGGGCCGAGTTCGAGACCCGGACCAAGGCGCTCATCGCGCAGTACAGCGCGTTCTCCCCCGTCCAGCTCGGCGGATCGCACCACGTCAACGGGGCGCTGACGATCGGCGAGAACATCGGCGACCTCGGCGGGCTCTCGATCGCGATCACCGCGTACCGGCTCGCCCTCGGCGGGCCGCTCGAGTCCGCGCCCGTCATCGACGGGCTCACCGGGCTGCAGCGCGTGCTGCTCGGGTGGGCCCAGGCGTGGCAGTCGAAGGGCCGCGACGAAGAGGTCATCCGGCGCCTGGCGACAGACCCGCACTCCCCGAACGAGTTCCGCTGCAACGGCGTGCTCAGCAACATCGACGAGTTCTACGCGGCCTACGACGTCGTGCCCGGCGACGCGCTCTACCTCGCCCCGGAGCAGCGCGTCCGGATCTGGTGA
- a CDS encoding ribose-5-phosphate isomerase, protein MRIHIAADHAGYELKEHLSQHLRAAGHDVVDHGAHGFDADDDYPAFCLAAGEAVVAEPGSLGVVIGGSGNGEQIAANKVAGVRAALAWSEETARLGRMHNDANVVAIGARMHSPDDALVLVDTFLAEPFSGDARHQRRIAQLAAYEAAR, encoded by the coding sequence ATGCGCATCCACATCGCCGCGGACCATGCCGGGTACGAGCTCAAGGAGCACCTGTCGCAGCATCTGCGCGCCGCCGGTCACGACGTCGTCGACCACGGGGCCCACGGGTTCGACGCCGACGACGACTACCCGGCGTTCTGCCTGGCGGCCGGTGAGGCCGTGGTCGCCGAGCCGGGCAGCCTCGGCGTCGTGATCGGTGGCTCCGGCAACGGCGAGCAGATCGCCGCGAACAAGGTCGCCGGCGTGCGCGCGGCCCTGGCCTGGAGCGAGGAGACCGCACGCCTGGGCCGCATGCACAACGACGCGAACGTCGTCGCGATCGGTGCCCGGATGCACTCGCCCGACGACGCCCTCGTGCTCGTCGACACGTTCCTGGCCGAGCCGTTCAGCGGGGACGCGCGCCACCAGCGGCGCATCGCGCAGCTCGCTGCGTACGAGGCCGCGCGCTAG
- a CDS encoding mechanosensitive ion channel family protein: MFVPTHALSVLRSRALSATDPSSGPTTPATSLQENLDSTARWFDALIQPAWQIALILVIGAIALALLRRFISRTVRHLVEGGPAMSRRAGNVISRGLRQDGAQPDASPLAAARRAQRAQTMGSALSSAATFLVGALVIVLILGILNVDVGPLLASAGVVGVALGFGAQTLVKDFLAGISMLAEDQYGVGDVVDVGEASGVVEQVGLRVTQIRSLNGTLWYVRNGEILRVGNMTQGWSRAVVEVRVLADQDVPRVQELLLQAAAEVAADADLGPALLDDAEVAGIEDLTAEGAMLRLLVKTAPSLQWDVARALRARIRLLLAAEGIDLALARREVVVERDRPPHVLEAPTTASSASTEPPEPPEPPTTALTTPTPSGSDG; this comes from the coding sequence ATGTTCGTCCCCACGCACGCCCTGTCCGTCCTGCGCTCGCGCGCGCTCAGCGCGACCGACCCGAGCTCCGGCCCGACCACGCCCGCGACGAGCCTGCAGGAGAACCTCGACTCGACGGCCCGCTGGTTCGACGCTCTCATCCAGCCCGCGTGGCAGATCGCGCTGATCCTCGTGATCGGCGCGATCGCGCTCGCGCTGCTGCGGCGGTTCATCTCGCGCACCGTGCGGCACCTCGTCGAGGGCGGCCCCGCGATGAGCCGCCGCGCCGGGAACGTGATCAGCCGGGGGCTGCGGCAGGACGGCGCCCAGCCCGACGCCAGCCCGCTCGCGGCCGCCCGCCGCGCGCAGCGGGCGCAGACGATGGGCTCGGCGCTCAGCTCGGCCGCGACCTTCCTCGTCGGGGCGCTGGTCATCGTCCTCATCCTCGGGATCCTGAACGTCGACGTCGGCCCGCTGCTCGCCTCCGCCGGCGTCGTCGGCGTGGCCCTCGGCTTCGGCGCGCAGACGCTGGTCAAGGACTTCCTCGCGGGCATCTCGATGCTCGCCGAGGACCAGTACGGCGTTGGCGACGTCGTCGACGTGGGCGAGGCCAGCGGCGTCGTCGAGCAGGTCGGGCTGCGCGTGACGCAGATCCGGTCGCTCAACGGGACGCTCTGGTACGTGCGCAACGGCGAGATCCTGCGGGTCGGCAACATGACGCAGGGCTGGTCCCGCGCCGTCGTCGAGGTCCGCGTGCTCGCCGACCAGGACGTGCCCCGCGTGCAGGAGCTGCTGCTGCAGGCCGCGGCCGAGGTCGCCGCCGACGCCGACCTGGGCCCGGCGCTCCTGGACGACGCCGAGGTCGCGGGCATCGAGGACCTCACCGCCGAGGGCGCGATGCTCCGGCTGCTGGTGAAGACGGCGCCGTCGCTGCAGTGGGACGTCGCGCGTGCGCTGCGCGCGCGGATCCGGCTGCTCCTGGCGGCCGAGGGCATCGACCTCGCGCTCGCGCGGCGGGAGGTCGTAGTCGAGCGCGACCGGCCGCCGCACGTCCTCGAGGCGCCGACCACCGCGAGCTCCGCGAGCACCGAGCCGCCCGAGCCGCCCGAGCCACCGACGACGGCGCTGACGACCCCGACGCCGAGCGGCTCCGACGGCTGA